The genomic window AGCTGTTCTGGCCTCGCCCCACACCGAGTTGCTGATCTGTTTCCACATAGGTTGCCAAGCCTTCGGCGAACCAATTGGGTAGCATGGTGTTGGGGAACAGCGGGAAAATGATGGGATAGGGGTAGCTCCAGGTTCGACCGAAAATGCCGCGCAATGCTTTAGGCAGACCACCGGCTTTGTCCAGATGGACGATGTGGACAAATTCGTGTTTGAACACCAAATGCTGCCAGTTATCGAAATCTTCGAGACTGTTGGGGGTGTCAGGTGGTGAGGCGAAAATGGTGATCTGATTGAATGGCAGGGGAGTGGCCTGGCCATTGGGGCCATCAAAACTGTCAGTGATGACCACGTGGGTTTTGGATTCAGGTCGCCACTGAAGAAAATCGGTGACTTCGGTATAGATGGCAGGTGCCATTTTAGCCAGGCGCTGGGCGGAATCTTCCAGGCCGTTGTGGTAATGGAAATAAAAGTGTTCGGTTTCCAGTGTCGACCAACGCAGTGAGGGATCGTGTTGGGTGGCTGCCTGGGCGGAATTCCATAGTCCGCTGACAAGCAGAACAAGCAACATCGCATGCATGATTGATCGCATTAATTGGGCCTATTTTTTAATTTTTCTTCCGCCATTAAGTGTCTTCACAAATACCTTGGAGCGGCGCTGGTAGTTGTAAAGTCCCTGTCTTGCCATCGGCAAACTACTGATGTCCTGTTCAACAAATCCCCGCTCGACAAACCAATGCGCAGTTCGCGAGGTCAGCACAAATAACTGGCCAATGCCCATGGCCTGGATTTTTTGCTCCACATAATCCAGCAGCGTATCGCCGCGACCTTCCTTGCGATATTCCTCATGAACGGCAAGGCAGGCAAGTTCGGCGGTATTGTCCACCGCGTAAGGGTAAATGGCTGCACAAGCGATGATCATGCCGTCTCGTTCCATGACGGTGAAATGATTGATTTCCATTTCCAGGCGCTCGCGCGAACGGCGCACCAAAATGCCTTGGCGTTCCAGCGGCGCGATCAACTCCAGCAGACCGCCCACGTCATCGATGGTGGCTTGGCGTACCTGGTCATAGTGATCCGAAGTGATCAAGGTGCCTGCGCCATCGCGGCTGAATAATTCCAGCAGCAGGGCACCGGACTGATTTTGATTGATGAAATGCACCCGGCGTACCCCCATTTGGCAGGCGCGCACGGCATGGCGAAAACAGTAAAACAGTTCGTCATCGGCATTCATGTTGGCCAGGCGATCTTCTGCCTGGCTGAGTGTCATCAGCTCCACCGGTTCGCCGTCGGCATCGGTCAGATTTTCGCTGTCGATGAAGCTCATTAATTTGTCGGCGCGTAATTGAATGGCGGCGGCGGTCGCAACATCGTCCGCGCCCAGACTGAAAATTTCGCCGCTGGGGGAATAGCCGATGGGCGAAAGCAGCACGATGCTGCCGTCGTTCAAATGTTTTTCAATGGCAGCAGTGTCAATCCGCCGCACTTCGCCCGTGTGCTGAAAGTCCACGCCATCGACCACGCCCAGCGGTTTGGCCGTGACCATGTTGCCGCCGACCACGCGGATGCGCGCACCAGCCATGGGCGAGTTGGCCAGTCCCATCGATAATTGCGACTCAATGGCCATTCTGACCAGCGCGACAGATTCCTGAATGCGGGGCAGCAGCACACTGTCGGTGATTCTCAGGCCGTTGATGCGCTGGGTTTGGGTGCCGGTTTCGGCCAGACGGGCATCGATTTGCGGCTGGGCACCATGGACTAGCACCAGCTTGACGCCCAGACTGTTCAGCAACGCCAGATCGTGCACCAGATGGCTAAAATCGTCGCGCGCGACGACCTCACCGCCGATGTGGATCACAAAGGTGCGA from Gammaproteobacteria bacterium includes these protein-coding regions:
- the argA gene encoding amino-acid N-acetyltransferase, which encodes MEISDAKQFVHWFRHSSPYINAHRGRTFVIHIGGEVVARDDFSHLVHDLALLNSLGVKLVLVHGAQPQIDARLAETGTQTQRINGLRITDSVLLPRIQESVALVRMAIESQLSMGLANSPMAGARIRVVGGNMVTAKPLGVVDGVDFQHTGEVRRIDTAAIEKHLNDGSIVLLSPIGYSPSGEIFSLGADDVATAAAIQLRADKLMSFIDSENLTDADGEPVELMTLSQAEDRLANMNADDELFYCFRHAVRACQMGVRRVHFINQNQSGALLLELFSRDGAGTLITSDHYDQVRQATIDDVGGLLELIAPLERQGILVRRSRERLEMEINHFTVMERDGMIIACAAIYPYAVDNTAELACLAVHEEYRKEGRGDTLLDYVEQKIQAMGIGQLFVLTSRTAHWFVERGFVEQDISSLPMARQGLYNYQRRSKVFVKTLNGGRKIKK